The segment GGCATCCTGGAATCTCTGCATCCACTGGTATGAAGTCAGATACTGGTGCGTATATACTACAGCCTTCCTGATTAAAAACATCCCCTGAAAGTGGGCAGTTTCCTATTGCAACCACTATTTTTGGTTCTGGTGCCTTGGCATATATTCTCTGAAGTTTATCCTTCCACTGCTCTGAAACTGCACCTGTAACCAGTATGACATCTGCTTCCCTGGGGTTTTGATGTACGTAGATACCGTACTGTTCAAGATCGTAGCGTGGTGACATGAGGGCAACAACTTCTATGTCACAGCCGTTGCATCCCCCTGTGTTTATGAGACAGACATGAATTGAACCGCTTCTTACAATGTCTTTAAGTGACTTTACCATTTCCTTACCTCATCAAAAATTCTAATAATTCATTTCTACCTTTATTTATGGCTTCATCATAATTTTTTCCGTCATAAACTACTTCAGAAGTTATTTTAATTTCTATTTCATCTGTTTCCTCTTCTGTGAGGATTTCCATAACATCTGTAAGCCAGCACAATCTGAGATCCGAGTGCACCTTCTCCCGGGTGCAGTTGAACTTGGCAGATTCAAATCTGGCGTGTAGTGCTTCCAGACTTGACATGTCCAGGTGTTT is part of the Methanobacterium aggregans genome and harbors:
- a CDS encoding NADH-quinone oxidoreductase subunit B family protein; its protein translation is MVKSLKDIVRSGSIHVCLINTGGCNGCDIEVVALMSPRYDLEQYGIYVHQNPREADVILVTGAVSEQWKDKLQRIYAKAPEPKIVVAIGNCPLSGDVFNQEGCSIYAPVSDFIPVDAEIPGCPPRPSEILAAILAVGPDAIAARGRQKR
- a CDS encoding DUF1959 family protein, translating into MNDHIKDPENDSKNQDQFSPSEDLMDKDDKLLRVMKERIIRSYKWQEDVVIPMAEELKIPPEQFEEILMKHLDMSSLEALHARFESAKFNCTREKVHSDLRLCWLTDVMEILTEEETDEIEIKITSEVVYDGKNYDEAINKGRNELLEFLMR